In a single window of the Campylobacter fetus subsp. testudinum 03-427 genome:
- a CDS encoding MatE efflux family protein (Pfam matches to PF01554.14 MatE, and to PF01554.14 MatE): MKELNLTRLATPIFFDMLLRTLTLIINTIMVAKVDVNLVGAMGAGNQIFNLFVTVFSFLSVGCSVVVAQSLGARKINLATRAIHISLSFNAILGLICAAFIFLNTHKALELLQIPPEVIEDSFKYLHILSLALFLEALGIVIAAIVRVKNYAFAIMLISAFMNILTIFGNAIALFGLFGLPNFGLSGVAISTVFARGVGIILLMYVLVKIAKVHIFFGLFFKFSLDILSKILKVGLPSAGENLLWIGQYMVAFSFVASMGEASLSVQTIYFQMSMFIFLAATSISIANEIIIGHLVGACEFDKAYQRAFRSLKIGALITWVVLFIFYLSREEIMNSLNLTQELKSIMRPLFTLSLVLESGRTFNIIMVNSLRASGDARFPFIMGALFMWGVSLPIGYYLGITLEYGIIGVWIGFCVDEWARALANTLRWRSKKWQLKRLV; the protein is encoded by the coding sequence GTGAAAGAACTAAATTTAACGAGATTAGCGACTCCGATATTTTTCGATATGCTACTTCGTACTTTAACTCTTATCATAAATACGATTATGGTAGCAAAAGTAGATGTAAATTTAGTAGGAGCTATGGGGGCGGGAAATCAAATTTTCAATCTTTTTGTAACTGTTTTTAGCTTTCTTAGTGTAGGCTGTAGCGTCGTGGTTGCTCAAAGTTTAGGAGCAAGAAAGATAAATTTAGCAACAAGGGCCATTCATATCAGCCTTAGTTTTAATGCTATTTTAGGGCTTATATGCGCTGCATTTATATTTTTAAACACACACAAAGCCTTAGAACTTTTGCAAATTCCACCTGAAGTCATAGAAGATAGCTTCAAATACCTACATATACTATCTTTAGCGCTATTTTTAGAAGCTCTTGGTATAGTCATAGCCGCTATCGTAAGAGTGAAAAATTACGCATTTGCCATAATGCTGATATCTGCATTTATGAATATTTTGACCATTTTTGGAAATGCTATAGCGCTTTTTGGGCTATTTGGACTTCCAAATTTCGGATTAAGCGGAGTTGCTATATCCACTGTATTTGCTAGAGGCGTGGGAATTATACTTTTAATGTATGTTTTAGTAAAGATAGCCAAAGTGCATATATTTTTTGGATTGTTTTTTAAATTTAGCTTAGATATACTCTCCAAAATCTTAAAAGTCGGGCTTCCTAGCGCAGGTGAAAACCTACTTTGGATAGGTCAATACATGGTGGCTTTTAGCTTTGTAGCAAGCATGGGCGAAGCGAGTCTTAGTGTGCAAACCATATATTTTCAGATGTCTATGTTTATATTTTTAGCTGCTACATCGATCAGTATTGCAAATGAGATAATAATAGGTCATTTAGTAGGAGCTTGCGAATTTGACAAAGCTTACCAAAGAGCTTTTAGAAGCTTAAAGATCGGAGCACTCATCACTTGGGTGGTTCTTTTTATATTTTATTTGAGTCGTGAAGAGATAATGAATAGTTTAAATTTAACTCAGGAGCTAAAATCCATAATGCGACCTCTTTTCACGCTTTCTTTAGTGCTTGAAAGCGGCAGAACATTTAATATCATAATGGTAAATTCTTTGCGAGCTAGCGGGGACGCTAGATTTCCATTTATAATGGGAGCGCTTTTTATGTGGGGAGTTTCACTTCCTATAGGTTACTACCTCGGTATAACTTTAGAATATGGTATAATAGGCGTTTGGATAGGATTTTGCGTAGATGAGTGGGCGAGAGCTTTGGCAAATACATTGCGTTGGAGAAGTAAAAAATGGCAATTAAAACGTCTAGTTTGA
- a CDS encoding two-component system sensor histidine kinase (Pfam matches to PF02518.22 HATPase_c, and to PF00512.21 HisKA) has product MLKIQALYAVFILLFLFCFWLVLGVEFIDKIYIVITVSLFLSVILIYISYELSIYKTRQIKELLNKKDKKLKKQSVKIRLKNAQLENLLSGISHEFKNPISVIKMSAQTILDDDIDKEIRVKFINKIISNSDRLNSILNKLRIVFGGDIIPNLSVFDARKLCKEAISNLEQKYPDQKIKIVGEKSLKADYDMIYQVVLNLCENALKYSKKDVEILLSESGIFIKDAGEGIEETELKLILKKFYKSQDYDWNSSLGLGLYLVKLILKLHNFELIVSSQKGVGSTFGFKDKE; this is encoded by the coding sequence TTGCTAAAAATACAAGCTTTATACGCTGTTTTTATACTGTTATTTCTGTTTTGTTTTTGGCTAGTACTTGGTGTGGAATTTATAGATAAAATTTATATAGTAATCACAGTAAGCCTTTTTTTATCAGTAATTTTAATATATATTTCATACGAACTGTCTATATATAAAACAAGGCAAATAAAAGAACTTCTTAATAAAAAAGATAAGAAATTAAAAAAACAATCTGTTAAAATAAGGCTGAAAAATGCTCAATTAGAAAATTTACTAAGTGGTATAAGCCACGAATTTAAAAATCCGATTTCAGTCATCAAAATGTCGGCACAAACGATACTTGATGATGATATAGACAAAGAGATAAGAGTTAAATTTATAAACAAAATAATATCAAATAGCGATAGATTAAACAGTATATTAAACAAACTTAGAATAGTATTTGGTGGCGATATTATCCCGAATTTAAGCGTATTTGACGCAAGAAAACTTTGCAAAGAAGCAATAAGCAATTTAGAACAAAAATATCCAGATCAAAAAATCAAAATAGTAGGAGAAAAATCCCTAAAAGCAGACTATGATATGATCTATCAAGTAGTTTTAAATTTATGTGAAAACGCTCTTAAATACTCAAAAAAAGATGTAGAAATACTGCTAAGTGAATCTGGAATTTTCATAAAAGATGCAGGAGAAGGAATAGAAGAAACCGAACTCAAGCTGATACTAAAAAAATTTTACAAGTCACAAGACTACGACTGGAATAGTTCTCTTGGACTTGGACTTTATCTTGTTAAACTCATTTTGAAACTTCATAATTTTGAACTCATAGTAAGTTCGCAAAAAGGCGTAGGCTCGACTTTTGGCTTTAAGGATAAAGAGTGA
- a CDS encoding two-component system response regulator (Pfam matches to PF00072.20 Response_reg, and to PF00486.24 Trans_reg_C), protein MNQNISANIIVIDDEIDLCELLEYNLNKAGFNVTTFLDTKRVEQFLDEEDTDLLIVDRNLNGVEGSKFVASLRAKGYNEPVIFLTAKSSNKDKLDGFDSGADDYITKPFEINELIARINALLKRSNKTASIYKFKNIILNLKTNEVKVSGETKELTKLEFCLLYEFMKNRNILLTRDYFLEEIWKENANDKTINIAIKRLRSKLGDAGEYIKSVRGEGYKLC, encoded by the coding sequence ATGAATCAAAATATTAGTGCAAATATAATCGTAATAGACGACGAAATAGACCTTTGTGAGCTTTTAGAATACAATTTAAATAAAGCTGGATTTAACGTGACGACCTTTTTAGACACAAAACGAGTTGAGCAGTTTTTAGACGAAGAAGATACAGATCTTCTTATCGTGGATAGAAATTTAAATGGTGTAGAAGGATCTAAATTTGTAGCGTCTCTAAGAGCAAAAGGATACAACGAACCAGTCATTTTTCTAACCGCAAAAAGCTCAAACAAAGATAAACTTGATGGTTTTGACAGCGGCGCAGATGACTATATAACAAAACCTTTTGAGATAAACGAACTCATTGCTAGGATAAATGCTCTTCTTAAACGCTCAAATAAAACAGCGTCCATTTATAAATTTAAAAATATAATTCTAAATTTAAAAACAAACGAAGTAAAAGTGAGTGGCGAGACGAAAGAACTTACGAAACTTGAGTTTTGCTTGCTTTATGAATTTATGAAAAATAGAAATATTTTACTCACTAGAGACTATTTTTTAGAAGAAATTTGGAAAGAAAATGCAAATGATAAAACTATAAATATCGCTATCAAGCGTCTGCGCTCAAAGCTAGGAGACGCTGGAGAATACATAAAATCAGTTCGCGGTGAAGGCTACAAACTTTGCTAA
- a CDS encoding metabolite/H+ symporter, major facilitator superfamily (Pfam match to PF07690.12 MFS_1), whose protein sequence is MSRGFSRDDLKILSLSSLGGMLEFYDFIIFVFFASYISHLFFPPTLDPFWALLNTYGTFAAGYLARPLGGIIMAHFGDKNGRKNMFMLSILLMVIPTFALGLMPTFESIGYAAPMFLILVRLFQGIAIGGELPGAWVFISEHAPKQKLYFSIGVLTSAVVAGILLGSIVTMIVKNIWSDDAIQGGMWRIPFIIGGVFGIISIYLRTYLSETPIFKKMQELNDIDKMPIKTVFKKHKIDSIMSMFVSWVLTGCIVVMILLMPNFMPEAFKASGIEVSRLTTIYMQMACIVLMCAGCFIYGKACDKFGVSKTTVLFSVIFIVSVFAYFYILYNGGSFNAVLSAYLIAGFFGSIGPCGAPFFMIALFPNKIRFSGISFSYNIAYAIAGGFTPPFAVAMVHRFNPMYLGYYMVVLGVVSVLCALWFIKFRKDINKG, encoded by the coding sequence ATGTCAAGGGGATTTAGTAGAGATGATCTAAAAATTTTAAGCCTTTCGTCGCTTGGCGGTATGCTTGAGTTTTATGATTTTATCATATTTGTATTTTTTGCTTCTTATATCTCTCATCTATTTTTTCCTCCTACTCTTGATCCGTTTTGGGCTTTGCTAAATACTTATGGTACGTTCGCTGCAGGTTATCTTGCTAGACCTCTTGGTGGGATCATTATGGCTCATTTTGGCGATAAAAACGGACGTAAAAATATGTTTATGTTATCTATCTTGCTTATGGTTATACCTACTTTTGCTTTAGGTCTTATGCCTACTTTTGAGAGTATTGGTTACGCTGCTCCTATGTTTTTGATACTAGTTCGTCTGTTTCAAGGTATCGCTATAGGTGGTGAGCTTCCTGGGGCTTGGGTTTTTATAAGCGAGCATGCTCCAAAGCAAAAATTATATTTTAGTATAGGAGTTCTTACTTCAGCAGTGGTTGCTGGGATACTTCTTGGAAGTATAGTAACTATGATAGTAAAAAATATCTGGAGCGATGATGCTATACAAGGTGGAATGTGGCGCATACCATTTATAATAGGAGGAGTTTTTGGGATAATATCTATTTATCTTAGAACTTATCTTAGCGAAACTCCTATATTTAAAAAAATGCAGGAGTTAAACGATATAGATAAAATGCCTATAAAAACAGTTTTTAAAAAACATAAAATAGATAGCATTATGTCGATGTTCGTAAGCTGGGTTTTGACTGGTTGTATAGTGGTAATGATACTTCTAATGCCAAATTTTATGCCAGAAGCATTCAAAGCTAGCGGTATAGAAGTGAGCAGACTAACTACTATATATATGCAGATGGCGTGTATAGTACTTATGTGCGCTGGATGCTTTATCTATGGCAAGGCCTGTGATAAATTTGGAGTTAGCAAGACTACTGTTTTATTTTCGGTTATATTTATAGTATCTGTTTTTGCATATTTTTATATATTATATAACGGCGGAAGCTTTAATGCGGTTTTATCTGCTTATTTGATAGCTGGATTTTTCGGTTCTATCGGACCTTGTGGAGCTCCGTTTTTTATGATTGCACTTTTTCCAAATAAAATTAGATTTAGCGGAATATCGTTTTCTTACAATATAGCTTACGCAATCGCCGGAGGATTTACTCCGCCATTTGCCGTAGCTATGGTTCATAGGTTTAATCCTATGTATCTTGGGTATTATATGGTTGTTTTAGGTGTCGTATCTGTACTATGTGCGTTATGGTTTATCAAATTTAGAAAAGATATAAATAAAGGCTAA
- a CDS encoding ABC transporter, ATP-binding protein (Pfam matches to PF00005.23 ABC_tran, and to PF00005.23 ABC_tran, and to PF16326.1 ABC_tran_CTD, and to PF12848.3 ABC_tran_Xtn), translating into MALIDLIEVSKRFGDKEILKDASFSVNEKERIAIIGKNGGGKSTLMKILCGAYEVDKGRIITQNNLSIQMLSQAPKFNDGLSVKDALNSELKEIFDARSEYENVLNLISNEPDDKNLLSKQDELVKFIESKDGWNIENKIERILDSFVLREYENRPINSLSGGEIRRVALGALILKKPDVLLLDEPTNHLDVYMVRFLEELLLSSNQTIVFISHDRYFIDRLATRSVEIEDGGLRNFEGGYANYLTKKEELLKSLAKTHETLIKQLKSEEEWLRRGVKARLKRNEGRKQRVLSMREEAKKNPSLIRRVKLELERATKSFNQGGINQNRKKMLFECKNLSKSIDSKILFKDFNARVLQGERIGIVGRNGSGKSTLLKILLGELEPDTGVIERGEIKIGYFDQTRRGIDDDKSLIELFCPNGGDHIMVRGRNYHVYGYLKNFLFPKEFLDKPVSVLSGGEKNRLALALLFTKEYDCLILDEPTNDLDIATINILEEYLLSFEGAILIVSHDRYFIDKITNKLWAYENGKIEQIYMEYSEYLDIEDELEQLNDIEKELSLSSEQSKEKQKTAPVKLSYKQNQILQTYPNLIEALETRIKELNHALSTPEIYQKVGLQTLFEELEEKKGELNSLENEYFEVLELSALS; encoded by the coding sequence ATGGCACTAATAGATTTAATAGAAGTAAGTAAAAGATTTGGCGATAAAGAGATATTAAAAGATGCTAGTTTTAGCGTAAATGAAAAAGAGAGAATAGCCATAATAGGCAAAAACGGCGGCGGTAAAAGTACGCTTATGAAGATACTTTGTGGCGCTTATGAAGTAGATAAAGGTAGGATAATCACTCAAAATAATTTATCTATCCAGATGCTCTCTCAAGCTCCTAAATTTAATGATGGGCTTAGCGTTAAAGACGCTTTAAATAGCGAATTAAAAGAGATATTTGACGCTAGAAGCGAGTATGAAAATGTTTTAAATTTGATATCAAATGAACCAGATGATAAAAATTTACTCTCCAAACAAGATGAACTAGTTAAATTTATAGAGAGTAAAGACGGCTGGAATATAGAAAATAAAATTGAGCGTATTTTAGATAGTTTTGTACTTAGAGAGTATGAAAATCGCCCTATAAATAGTCTAAGCGGGGGCGAGATAAGGCGTGTAGCTTTGGGCGCTTTAATACTTAAAAAACCAGACGTTCTTTTACTTGATGAGCCAACTAACCACCTTGATGTTTATATGGTGAGATTTTTAGAAGAGTTGCTTTTAAGTTCAAATCAAACCATCGTATTTATAAGCCATGATCGTTACTTTATAGATCGCCTTGCTACTCGTTCAGTAGAGATAGAAGATGGAGGTTTAAGAAATTTTGAAGGTGGATATGCGAATTATTTAACAAAAAAAGAAGAACTTTTAAAATCTTTAGCCAAAACTCACGAAACGCTTATAAAACAGTTAAAAAGCGAAGAAGAGTGGCTAAGGCGTGGAGTAAAAGCTAGACTCAAAAGAAATGAAGGAAGAAAGCAAAGAGTTCTTTCTATGAGAGAAGAAGCAAAGAAAAATCCAAGTCTTATAAGGCGCGTAAAATTAGAGTTGGAGCGTGCTACAAAAAGTTTTAATCAAGGCGGAATAAATCAAAATAGAAAAAAAATGCTTTTTGAGTGTAAAAATTTATCAAAAAGTATAGATAGCAAAATATTATTTAAAGATTTTAATGCTAGAGTATTGCAAGGTGAGAGAATAGGTATAGTCGGTAGAAACGGTAGCGGAAAATCAACTTTGCTTAAAATTTTACTAGGAGAGCTTGAGCCTGACACCGGTGTTATAGAGCGTGGTGAGATTAAGATCGGATATTTTGATCAAACAAGGCGCGGTATTGATGATGATAAGTCTTTGATTGAGCTATTTTGCCCAAATGGTGGCGATCATATAATGGTTCGAGGTAGAAATTACCATGTTTATGGATACTTAAAAAACTTTTTATTTCCAAAAGAGTTTTTAGATAAACCAGTTTCTGTTCTAAGCGGAGGAGAGAAAAATCGCCTTGCGTTAGCTCTTTTATTTACAAAAGAGTACGACTGCTTGATACTTGATGAGCCTACAAATGACCTTGATATCGCTACTATTAATATTTTAGAAGAGTATCTGCTTAGCTTTGAAGGTGCTATTTTGATAGTTAGCCACGATAGGTATTTTATAGATAAGATTACAAATAAATTATGGGCTTATGAAAATGGAAAAATAGAACAAATTTATATGGAATATAGTGAATATCTGGATATAGAAGATGAGTTAGAACAGTTAAACGATATAGAAAAAGAGCTTTCACTAAGTAGCGAACAAAGCAAAGAAAAGCAAAAAACAGCTCCTGTAAAACTCTCATACAAACAAAATCAAATTCTACAAACTTATCCAAATTTAATCGAAGCTCTTGAAACTAGGATAAAAGAGTTAAATCACGCGCTTTCTACTCCTGAAATTTACCAAAAAGTAGGACTTCAGACGTTATTTGAAGAGTTAGAAGAGAAAAAAGGTGAGCTAAATTCTCTTGAAAATGAGTACTTTGAAGTGCTTGAGCTTTCTGCTCTAAGTTAA
- a CDS encoding Na+-dependent transporter, SNF family (Pfam matches to PF00209.14 SNF, and to PF00209.14 SNF): MNDRQTWSSRLTYILAVAGATVGFGATWRFPYLVGQNGGGAYVITFCIAMIVIGIPMILVENAIGRRLHINSVDAFGGTANGKKIHKAWKIVGWMGLCGAFGIMAYYMVIGGWVLNYIFNILVGNLNLSNVTDAITTAEFYDKNIINAPFAISIATVVFVLINYVILARGAVAGIENAAKYLMPILFLLMIGMVIRNLTLDGALEGVRFYLTPDFSKINTKLFIDVLGQVFFALSLGFGVMITLSSFVRKDEDLIKTSVITGVLNTVIAVIAGFMIFPSLFTFGVSPDSGPSLVFKSLPIVFSHMFAGEVFAIAFFSLLMIAALTTSLPIYEVLITVLEEKFKIQRIKAIVFVLSFIFVLGNIPSLMATNILSEFSVFGKNIFDAYDAISATIFFVLTSLLCAIFVGWVLKDEAKKEICYGTSSHKKVVDIWFFYIKYIIPFLILIVFVSSFYDNFIK; the protein is encoded by the coding sequence GTGAATGATAGACAAACATGGAGTTCTAGACTTACGTATATTTTAGCTGTTGCTGGTGCTACTGTTGGTTTTGGTGCGACTTGGAGATTTCCTTATTTGGTTGGACAAAATGGTGGCGGAGCTTATGTTATAACTTTTTGTATAGCTATGATAGTTATAGGAATTCCTATGATCTTAGTAGAAAATGCTATAGGTAGAAGGCTGCATATCAACTCCGTAGATGCTTTTGGCGGCACGGCGAATGGTAAAAAGATACATAAAGCATGGAAAATAGTAGGCTGGATGGGGCTTTGTGGCGCTTTTGGGATTATGGCTTATTATATGGTCATTGGTGGATGGGTACTTAATTATATTTTCAATATTTTAGTAGGTAATTTAAATTTAAGCAACGTGACTGATGCCATTACCACAGCTGAGTTTTATGATAAAAATATCATCAACGCGCCTTTTGCTATCAGTATAGCTACTGTTGTTTTTGTACTTATAAACTATGTTATTTTAGCAAGGGGAGCAGTTGCTGGTATAGAAAATGCAGCTAAATATCTAATGCCTATTCTATTTTTATTGATGATTGGTATGGTTATTAGAAACTTAACTTTAGATGGTGCTTTGGAAGGAGTTCGGTTCTATTTAACGCCTGATTTTAGTAAAATAAACACTAAACTTTTTATAGATGTTTTAGGACAGGTATTTTTTGCGCTTTCACTTGGTTTTGGAGTTATGATAACTCTTTCTAGCTTTGTAAGAAAAGATGAAGATCTGATTAAAACTTCAGTTATCACCGGAGTATTAAATACAGTTATAGCAGTTATCGCCGGATTTATGATATTTCCGTCTTTATTTACATTTGGAGTATCTCCTGATAGTGGGCCGAGCCTTGTATTTAAAAGTCTTCCGATAGTATTTTCCCATATGTTTGCAGGAGAAGTTTTTGCTATAGCGTTTTTTAGTTTGCTTATGATAGCTGCTCTTACTACGTCTTTGCCTATTTATGAAGTTTTGATAACCGTTTTAGAGGAAAAATTTAAAATTCAACGCATAAAAGCTATCGTATTTGTTCTTAGTTTTATCTTTGTACTTGGAAATATACCATCTCTTATGGCGACAAATATTCTTTCTGAGTTTAGCGTTTTTGGTAAAAATATATTTGATGCGTATGATGCTATAAGTGCTACTATATTTTTTGTGCTTACATCGCTTTTGTGTGCGATTTTTGTTGGTTGGGTATTAAAAGATGAGGCGAAAAAAGAGATTTGTTATGGTACAAGTAGCCATAAAAAAGTAGTCGATATCTGGTTTTTTTATATAAAATATATTATCCCGTTTTTGATTTTAATTGTATTTGTAAGCAGTTTTTATGATAATTTTATAAAGTAA
- a CDS encoding peptidase, M48 family (Pfam matches to PF01435.14 Peptidase_M48, and to PF16491.1 Peptidase_M48_N): protein MLEFLIAAYLVYTIYKIVLSLIEINFINTNSKKQAVVLSEADYKQAAKVAIINQKFSISNTIYSAILLIIWSVWGASFLQNTIAPNSSIVENTLLVVVFLLASAILQLPFDIYSSFVKDKKLGFSNITWKIFVIDTLKSFVMTVIFGGFVSWLILLCFEWLGNSWWIWAFGLSFAIILLINLIYPTIIAPIFNKVTPLANEELKSAIGSLLTKCGFKSSGVFVIDASKRDKRLNAYFGGFGATKRVVLFDTLIEKLTQNEIVAVLGHELGHFKHKDIFKNIALMFVVLFLLFAIFGNIPNSIYSSLGLNNGGGSFFIFLFLYSPIVSAFFEPIMSAFSRSHEFGADEFGASATTKNDMIQALKKLGNENKAFPISHPVYSFVYHSHPSLYERIAKLENI from the coding sequence ATGCTAGAGTTTTTGATAGCTGCTTATCTGGTTTATACTATTTATAAGATAGTTCTTAGTTTAATAGAGATAAATTTTATAAATACTAATAGTAAAAAACAAGCAGTAGTATTAAGCGAGGCTGATTATAAACAAGCAGCAAAAGTTGCCATTATAAATCAGAAATTTAGTATATCAAATACCATATATTCGGCTATTTTGTTGATCATCTGGTCTGTTTGGGGCGCTTCTTTCTTACAAAATACGATAGCTCCAAACAGCAGCATAGTCGAAAATACGCTTTTGGTGGTAGTGTTTTTGCTTGCCAGTGCTATTTTACAGCTTCCATTTGACATATACAGCTCATTCGTAAAAGATAAAAAACTTGGTTTTTCAAATATCACGTGGAAGATATTTGTTATTGATACTTTAAAATCATTTGTTATGACAGTTATTTTTGGAGGATTTGTGTCTTGGCTCATACTGCTATGTTTTGAGTGGCTTGGAAATAGCTGGTGGATATGGGCTTTTGGGCTTAGTTTTGCTATTATTTTACTTATAAATTTAATATATCCTACTATCATCGCTCCGATATTTAATAAAGTAACACCGCTTGCAAATGAAGAGTTGAAATCAGCCATTGGTTCGCTTCTTACAAAATGCGGTTTTAAAAGTAGCGGAGTTTTTGTGATAGATGCTAGCAAAAGAGATAAACGTTTAAATGCGTATTTTGGTGGATTTGGAGCTACTAAAAGAGTTGTTTTATTTGACACTTTGATAGAAAAACTCACTCAAAATGAGATTGTAGCGGTTTTAGGACACGAGTTAGGACATTTTAAACATAAAGATATTTTTAAAAATATAGCGCTTATGTTTGTTGTGTTATTTCTACTTTTTGCTATATTTGGAAATATACCAAACTCTATTTATTCGTCACTTGGACTAAACAACGGCGGCGGGAGTTTTTTTATATTTTTATTTTTGTATTCTCCTATAGTATCTGCATTTTTTGAGCCGATTATGTCGGCATTTTCAAGGTCTCACGAATTTGGTGCAGACGAATTTGGCGCGTCGGCTACTACAAAAAACGATATGATACAAGCTCTTAAAAAATTGGGCAACGAAAACAAAGCGTTTCCTATCTCACACCCGGTTTATAGCTTTGTCTATCATTCACATCCTAGTCTTTATGAGAGGATAGCAAAGCTTGAAAATATCTGA
- the hemK gene encoding protein-(glutamine-N5) methyltransferase (Pfam match to PF05175.10 MTS) yields the protein MKISDALQRAKELGGLNLAFSLISFHLKKDREWIFLHKEDKLDFVDEFLMLLDRYKNGEPLQYITGSCDFLDYEFEVGKGVLVPRCETEILVQKVASIAKNLENIRICEIGIGSGIISISLAKILKNCKFTATDISEDALKYARKNISKFGVQIELFNTSFLDGVQGDFDIIVSNPPYIAKDYKLDKWVMSEPSQALFGGEKGDEILKKIVNLAKDRTKFLVCEMGYDQKTSLSNELEKAGFKFEFYKDLAGFDRGFVAYK from the coding sequence TTGAAAATATCTGACGCTTTGCAAAGAGCAAAAGAGCTCGGAGGTTTAAATTTAGCTTTTAGTCTGATAAGTTTTCATCTTAAAAAAGATAGGGAATGGATATTTTTGCACAAAGAAGATAAGCTAGATTTCGTAGATGAGTTTTTAATGCTGCTAGATAGATATAAAAATGGTGAGCCATTGCAGTATATAACTGGATCTTGTGATTTTTTGGATTACGAGTTTGAGGTTGGAAAAGGAGTTTTAGTACCTCGTTGCGAAACTGAAATACTTGTGCAAAAAGTAGCAAGTATCGCTAAAAATTTAGAAAATATAAGAATATGTGAAATAGGCATCGGTAGCGGAATTATAAGCATCAGTCTTGCTAAAATACTAAAAAATTGCAAATTTACAGCTACTGATATCAGCGAAGATGCTTTAAAATATGCTAGAAAAAACATATCTAAATTTGGAGTGCAGATAGAACTTTTTAATACCTCTTTTTTAGATGGAGTGCAAGGTGATTTTGATATAATAGTTTCAAATCCGCCATATATAGCAAAAGATTATAAGCTTGATAAATGGGTTATGAGCGAACCGTCTCAAGCTCTTTTTGGTGGTGAAAAAGGTGATGAAATACTTAAAAAAATAGTAAATTTGGCAAAAGATAGAACGAAATTTTTAGTTTGCGAAATGGGATACGACCAAAAAACAAGTTTATCAAATGAACTTGAAAAAGCAGGTTTTAAATTTGAGTTTTATAAAGATTTAGCTGGATTTGATAGAGGTTTTGTAGCTTATAAATAA
- a CDS encoding hypothetical membrane protein (DUF4149 domain) (Pfam match to PF13664.2 DUF4149), whose product MKRIKDLYLFLLGICIGVEIAIGAFLAPIVFFPAKYIGEGVLTHFQSGQLMTQVFLKYNILLLIVCAFCAIYEIINLIKNKDEVFNFKFSTFMLSLINVVLGASFVFYFTDYIVNAQNMGAEATQTVAFANVHKVSEIVMKIMMLAQALLFFMRAYSKR is encoded by the coding sequence ATGAAAAGAATAAAAGATTTATATCTATTTTTGCTTGGAATTTGCATAGGAGTTGAGATTGCTATCGGAGCTTTTTTGGCTCCCATCGTGTTTTTTCCGGCAAAATATATAGGTGAGGGAGTTCTTACTCACTTTCAAAGCGGACAGTTGATGACTCAGGTTTTTTTGAAGTATAATATCTTATTGCTCATCGTGTGTGCATTTTGCGCGATTTATGAGATTATAAATTTAATAAAAAATAAAGATGAGGTATTTAACTTCAAATTTAGTACTTTTATGTTGAGTTTGATAAATGTTGTACTTGGCGCTTCATTTGTGTTTTACTTCACAGATTATATAGTAAATGCACAAAATATGGGAGCTGAAGCTACCCAAACAGTGGCATTTGCAAACGTCCATAAAGTAAGTGAAATCGTAATGAAAATAATGATGTTAGCTCAAGCTCTACTATTTTTTATGAGAGCATACTCTAAACGTTAG